In Pyrus communis chromosome 1, drPyrComm1.1, whole genome shotgun sequence, the following are encoded in one genomic region:
- the LOC137714271 gene encoding F-box/kelch-repeat protein SKIP6, with translation MSTSTSTTAAAAAAATAQLIPSLPDDVALNCIARVPRWYHPILSIVSRPIRSLLSSPLFFTTRSLLNSTQHVLYLTLRSHHNPSAWFTLYQNPNPTDLPPLLIPVPPIPAPSLGAAYAVLGSTIYVLGGSVNDVPSSHVWLLDCRFHTWQPGPPMRVAREFAAAGVVDGRVYVIGGCLVDSWARTEHWAEVLDPEKGRWEAVPSSAIEVRGKWMHASAVIGGRVYAMADRGGVVFDPKTGVWEGVEKRLDLGWRGRTCVVHGILYCYDYLGKIRGFDVKKRAWKELKGVEKGLPKFLCGATMANVGEKLVVLWEGKGNGKEIEIWCAEIELEEKGDDGELWGNIDWSHKLLSVPKGSSIVNCLAVSL, from the coding sequence AtgtccacctccacctccaccaccgCCGCTGCCGCCGCCGCCGCAACGGCACAACTGATCCCATCCCTCCCAGACGACGTCGCTTTGAACTGCATAGCCCGAGTCCCCCGCTGGTACCACCCGATTCTGTCGATAGTGTCGAGACCCATCCGCTCCCTCCTCTCATCCCCACTCTTCTTCACCACCCGCTCCCTCCTCAATTCGACCCAACATGTCCTCTACCTCACCCTCCGCTCACACCATAACCCCTCCGCCTGGTTCACACTCTACCAAAACCCCAACCCCACCGACCTCCCTCCTCTTCTCATCCCCGTTCCACCCATCCCCGCCCCATCACTCGGCGCCGCCTACGCCGTGCTGGGCTCCACCATCTACGTCCTCGGCGGCTCAGTCAACGACGTCCCCTCCTCCCACGTGTGGCTCCTCGACTGCCGCTTTCACACCTGGCAACCGGGTCCCCCTATGCGGGTGGCGCGTGAGTTCGCCGCCGCGGGTGTTGTGGACGGAAGGGTCTACGTCATCGGCGGCTGCCTTGTGGACTCGTGGGCGCGGACCGAGCACTGGGCGGAGGTTCTAGACCCAGAGAAGGGCCGCTGGGAGGCGGTGCCGAGTTCTGCAATTGAGGTCCGTGGCAAGTGGATGCACGCGAGCGCCGTGATCGGCGGCCGCGTGTATGCCATGGCAGACCGGGGTGGGGTAGTTTTCGATCCAAAAACTGGGGTTTGGGAAGGAGTTGAGAAAAGGCTTGATTTGGGGTGGAGAGGGAGGACTTGTGTGGTCCATGGGATTCTGTATTGCTATGACTATTTGGGGAAAATCAGAGGGTTTGATGTGAAGAAGAGGGCTTGGAAGGAGCTCAAGGGTGTGGAGAAGGGGCTGCCCAAGTTTTTGTGCGGTGCTACGATGGCGAATGTGGGAGAGAAATTGGTTGTGTTGTgggaagggaagggaaatggCAAAGAAATTGAGATTTGGTGTGCTGAAATTGAGTTGGAGGAAAAGGGAGATGATGGGGAGCTGTGGGGAAACATCGATTGGTCCCATAAGCTTCTTTCAGTTCCGAAAGGCTCTTCCATCGTCAACTGCTTGGCAGTTTCCTTGTGA
- the LOC137737233 gene encoding uncharacterized protein isoform X2, protein MARCCLDMAAKAASASSLLVASSSSSSDFHRPRQLRIGASSSAVPSGVELNTLQSAIAKKDSSAVKQALDQLSEIGWAKKWSSQPYVSRRTTSLRELTTLGIKNAETLAVPSVRNDAAFLFTVVGTTGFLGLLAGQLPGDWGFFVPYLVGSISLVVLGVGSTAPGLLQAAISGFSAFFPDYQERIARHEAAHFLVAYLLGLPILGYSLDIGKENVNLTDERLEKLIYSGQLDAKELDRLAVVAMAGLAAEGLKYDKVIGQSADLFTLQFPRLACLCLVFRDLSTEANRSSAKISSKILLDGLFCLPDRS, encoded by the exons atgGCGAGGTGCTGCTTGGACATGGCCGCAAAGGCTGCTTCCGCTTCCAGTTTATTAGTagcctcctcctcttcctcctccgacTTTCACCGTCCCCGGCAACTGCGAATCGGAGCTTCTTCCTCTGCTGTTCCTTCTGGTGTCGAGCTCAACACCCTCCAATCCGCCATTGCaaag AAAGATAGCAGTGCGGTTAAACAGGCACTTGATCAGCTAAGTGAAATTGGTTGGGCCAAGAAATGGAGTTCTCAGCCATATGTCTCGCGACGTACG ACATCGCTTAGGGAGCTGACAACTCTTGGGATTAAAAATGCAGAAACTCTTGCAGTTCCCAGTGTCAGAAATGAT GCGGCCTTTCTATTCACCGTGGTAGGGACGACGGGATTCTTAGGTCTTCTTGCTGGCCAACTTCCTGGg GATTGGGGGTTTTTCGTACCATACTTGGTCGGGAGCATCTCTTTAGTAGTTTTGGGTGTGGGAAGCACTGCCCCTGG GCTTCTTCAAGCTGCGATATCTGGCTTTTCAGCATTTTTCCCAGACTATCAGGAGAGAATTGCTAGGCATGAAGCTGCTCATTTCTTAG TTGCATATTTGCTGGGCCTTCCTATTCTGGGATACTCTCTAGATATTGGGAAAGAGAATGTCAACCTTACTGACGAAAGGCTCGAGAAACTGATATACAGTGGGCAGCTCGATGCAAAGGAACTAGACAG GTTGGCAGTGGTAGCAATGGCTGGACTTGCAGCAGAAGGTCTGAAATATGACAAAGTGATCGGTCAATCTGCTGATCTTTTCACTCTACAG TTTCCGAGACTTGCCTGTTTATGTCTCGTGTTCAGAGATTTATCAACAGAAGCAAACCGCAGCTCAGCAAAGATCAGCAGCAAAATCTTACTAGATGGGCT GTTTTGTTTGCCGGATCGCTCTTAA
- the LOC137737233 gene encoding uncharacterized protein isoform X1, which produces MARCCLDMAAKAASASSLLVASSSSSSDFHRPRQLRIGASSSAVPSGVELNTLQSAIAKKDSSAVKQALDQLSEIGWAKKWSSQPYVSRRTTSLRELTTLGIKNAETLAVPSVRNDAAFLFTVVGTTGFLGLLAGQLPGDWGFFVPYLVGSISLVVLGVGSTAPGLLQAAISGFSAFFPDYQERIARHEAAHFLVAYLLGLPILGYSLDIGKENVNLTDERLEKLIYSGQLDAKELDRLAVVAMAGLAAEGLKYDKVIGQSADLFTLQRFINRSKPQLSKDQQQNLTRWAVLFAGSLLKNDKVIHEALITAMSNKATILECIEAIEKAA; this is translated from the exons atgGCGAGGTGCTGCTTGGACATGGCCGCAAAGGCTGCTTCCGCTTCCAGTTTATTAGTagcctcctcctcttcctcctccgacTTTCACCGTCCCCGGCAACTGCGAATCGGAGCTTCTTCCTCTGCTGTTCCTTCTGGTGTCGAGCTCAACACCCTCCAATCCGCCATTGCaaag AAAGATAGCAGTGCGGTTAAACAGGCACTTGATCAGCTAAGTGAAATTGGTTGGGCCAAGAAATGGAGTTCTCAGCCATATGTCTCGCGACGTACG ACATCGCTTAGGGAGCTGACAACTCTTGGGATTAAAAATGCAGAAACTCTTGCAGTTCCCAGTGTCAGAAATGAT GCGGCCTTTCTATTCACCGTGGTAGGGACGACGGGATTCTTAGGTCTTCTTGCTGGCCAACTTCCTGGg GATTGGGGGTTTTTCGTACCATACTTGGTCGGGAGCATCTCTTTAGTAGTTTTGGGTGTGGGAAGCACTGCCCCTGG GCTTCTTCAAGCTGCGATATCTGGCTTTTCAGCATTTTTCCCAGACTATCAGGAGAGAATTGCTAGGCATGAAGCTGCTCATTTCTTAG TTGCATATTTGCTGGGCCTTCCTATTCTGGGATACTCTCTAGATATTGGGAAAGAGAATGTCAACCTTACTGACGAAAGGCTCGAGAAACTGATATACAGTGGGCAGCTCGATGCAAAGGAACTAGACAG GTTGGCAGTGGTAGCAATGGCTGGACTTGCAGCAGAAGGTCTGAAATATGACAAAGTGATCGGTCAATCTGCTGATCTTTTCACTCTACAG AGATTTATCAACAGAAGCAAACCGCAGCTCAGCAAAGATCAGCAGCAAAATCTTACTAGATGGGCT GTTTTGTTTGCCGGATCGCTCTTAAAAAATGATAAGGTGATTCATGAGGCCTTAATAACAGCAATGTCAAATAAGGCAACTATCCTGGAATGCATTGAAGCAATTGAGAAAGCTGCTTGA